Sequence from the Catenuloplanes indicus genome:
CGCCAGCGGTCCTTCAAGAAGAAGGTCGACGCCGAGAAGTTCCGGGCCAAGACCGAACGCGACCTCGACACCGGCGTCTACATCGAGGCCGAACACGCCGGGGAGACCATCACCCGGCTCTTCGCCCGGTGGGCGACCACCCGCGGACTGGAGAACTCCAGCGTCCGGCAGTACCGCAGCATGCTCAACCAGGCCATCGCCCCGTACTTCAAGGCGAAAACGATCGGCGCGCTCAGGCAAACCGATGTGCAGGCCTGGGTGCTATGGATGAAGGACACCAAGCGGTACGCGCCCCAGACGATCCAAACGCGATTCGGGTACCTGTCCTCGGCGTTGCAGTGGGCCGTCGTCAACCAGGAACTCGGCCGGAATCCGGCCAAGGGCGTCAAGCTGCCCGGCCGGCGGGCGAACGTGCGACGCATCGCCAAACGCAAAATCATCGTACCGTCTCTGGCAGAGATCGACGCGCTCGCCGCCGCGTTCGACCCGCGGTACGCGGCGATGGTGTGGCTCATGGCCGGATGCGGGATGCGCATCGGCGAGGTCATGGGCCTATGCCGCGATCAGATCGACTTCCGCAAGCAGATCCTGCACGTCGACCGACAGATCACCGAGGACGGCGAAACCGACAGCGGCAAGAACGCCGGCCTCCGGCTGAAGCGCTACACCAAACACCGCGACGAGGACACACCAGGCCGAGACGTTCCACTGCCGGCCATCGTCGCGAGAATCCTGCGCGCGCACCTGCGCGAGTACGGCACCTACGGCCCCGATCAGCTGCTGTTTCCCAACAGCACACGGACTGGCCTGATCTACCAGTACTTCTTCCGCAACCAGCTGTGGCTGCCAGCCCTGAAGAGCGCACGGGTCTCATTCATCAAAACCCACGCGCTGCGGCACTTCTTCGCCTCTTCCCTGCTCAGCCGAGGCGTGCCGATCACCGATGTCAGCGTCTGGCTCGGCCACTCCAACGTCGAGATCACCTACGCGTACTACGGCCACCTGATGCCCGACGCCCCCGAACGCGGCCGATCCGCCATCGACCTCGCCATGCAGCCGCCGACCGATCCTGAGAACGGCGGACTTCCCTCTGAAGCGTCGGAGCGCGTCGCAGATCTCCCTCTCGACGAGGGCACTGATCCACAAGATCCACTCGCCGCATAGACGCATTTCCGCTGGTGGTCTCCCTCTGGACGCCACCAGTTGGTCTCACCGGACGGCCCTGTCACGTTCACCCACGCGATCGGATTCAGCGTCTTTCCGGCTTGCGTACGCGGGTGAGTGGACGAGGCACGATCCTGTCCGGTCACGCCCGGTGTCAAGCCGACCGGGACGCCCGCCCGTACGGCGCCGGCCGCGTCAGACTCACCCCGCCCGCCGAATCCACTTCGCGACCGTTGCCGCCCGCGCGGGCCGCGCCCGGCTTGACCCCTGGTCGGTGCCGGCCAGGCCGATGCGTGCCGTCCACTCCCCCGCCAGCGCCTCCAGCGCCTCGGCGCGGGTCCTGCCTTACGGCTCGGAGGTACGCACGTGCAAGCCGAAGAAGACATACGCGACGTGGCCGCGGCGCTATCACGGTACGTCGGCGGTCCGCTTCCCGCCGATCTGACCGGCACCGCAGAGGCACATGGCCTGACGATCGGTGGCTGGGTCTATCCGTCGGTGCCCGAGGTCAGCCCGCAGAGTCCGCCGGACCTGCGGGAGCTGGGCCAGCAGTTGCGTCGCGCTGCGGATCGGGCCGGGATCGTGATGTTGATGCGCGGTGATCCGGGCTGGCCGTCCGGCACCGGCGCGGATGAGCTGCCGTGTCTGTGGGTGCGTGGTGATCGTGATGTGGCCGGGCTGTTACGGCGCGCGGTGACGGTCGCCGGTGTCCGGGAGTGCACCGAGTACGGGCAGCATGTAGCGACCGATCTGGCCTTCGATCTCGCGGCCTCGCAGGTCACGGTGGTCTGCGGTGCTGCTCCTGCCGCCGGTGTCGACTACTACGCGTGGCGGGCTGCGCTCGCGCATGCCCCGCAGCAGCCGGTGGCCGTTGCCGCCTCCGGTCTCGATGCGGAGTCCTTCCATGGCCCGCGGGAACTCGTCGAGCGCACGGCACGTCGTGGCGCGGTCGTCAGCGCGTTCCCGCCCGGCTTGCCGGCGACGTGGTCCCGCTGGAGCGTGCGGGATCGTCTTCTGGGCACGTTCACCGCGGCAACGGTGATCGTCGAGGCCGCCGCCGATAGTCGGACGCTGGATGTCGCGACCGCAGCATCGGTGTCGGGTCGGCTGGTCGGTGCGGTGCCGGGCCCGGTGTCCTCGAAGGTGTCCGCCGGCTGCCACCGGCTGCTGGCCTCCGGCGCCATGACGGTCACCGGCGCACAGGACATCCTCCGCGCGCTCGCCGGCCCCGGCACGGCGGTTGAGGCGACGCGGGTATTTCGCGTGTACGGCACTGCCTCCTGGGATGACGGCCACTGGCGTACCCGGCGGGTGCCGGACTTCGCGGTCGAGGCGACCTCGCACCACGAAGCCGCGGACCTCGCCTACGAGGTAGTCTTCGCGGCCCACCCCGGCGCGGCAGGCGCCACGCTCGATGCCGGCATCGTCGACCCGGGCGGTACCTACGAGGCCGTGCAGGTGGCCTCCAGTGACTGAAACCGCCCGAGACGACGTGACGCGGTCACCGGTCGATGGTGTGCCGCCGGTCCTGGTGCAGGATCCGCGTGCGGCACGGGTGCTCGCCGGGGTAGAGCAGACGAGGGCGGTCACGCAGGCGCGGATCGCCGTCGCGGACGCGGACGCGGACCGGCGACTGCGGACCGCCGCGCGCCGTGCGCAGCTGGCCGCCGAACAGCGGGCGACCCGCCGGCAGGAAGCCGCCGCGGCCACGGCTGCCCGCCGGCAGCGGCGGGCCGAAGCCGCAGCGGCGCGGCGTGTGCGGCGCGCCGTGCTCGTCGCCCGCGGGGCGGGCCTGCTGCGGCTGGTGCGTGAACGTGGGGTGGCGGTGTACGCGGCCGTGATGTATCTGCTCGCGGTCGGCGGCGCCGTGTACGGGCAGATCAGCGCGGCGACCGGTCGGGGGTGGCCGCTTCTGGTCGGTGTCGTGATCGCCGCCGCCGTCGAAGGTCTAGCGCTGGTGATGGCGTTGACCGCGCAGCAGCTGCGGCTGCAGGGTGAGGCCGCCCGGCTGCCTCGGGTGCTGACCTGGTTGTGTGCCGGGTTCGCCTCGGCGGTCAACTACGCCGGCCACGCGGATCTTGATCGCACCGGCGCGGTCCTGCTCGCGGCGTTGTCCGCGGCGGGGATCGTGGTGTGGGAAGTCCGCTCCGGTGCCGCGCACCGCGCCGAGCTGCGCCGCCGCGGCCTGCTGCCCGACCCGCCCGCGTCGTTCGGGTGGCGCCGGTGGTGGCGATACTTCCCCTCCACCGCGGCAGCCTGGTCGCTGGACATCCGCAGTCGCGTCAGCCCGCGATCCGCCGCCCTCCTGGCCCAGGTCGCCGCCGAGGACCAAGCCCGGCACATCCGACGTGAGGCCGGACAGGTCCGGCGCCTGGCGCGTCGCGCGGTCCGGCGCGCGCTGCGGCGTGGCGAGTCCGGTGCGGTCCTGGCCGCGCTGGCCTCGCTGGCCGCCCACGGCACCGTCGCGGCGCTCCCGGCCCTGGCCGCCAGTGCGGCGTCACGGATCTCACCGCCCGGTCGATCCGGTTTCCGGCCGACGACGACGGCGGCGCAGACACGTCCGCCTCGACCCGGCGCGGTCCGCAGTGGCGGCCCGTCACGGCAGTCGCAGGCGCAGCGCCACCGGGCAGCTCGTCTCCGGCGGGTTCGCGGGCAGCAGGTCCGAACCGGGCACACGGAGACGGCGCCGACCCCTCGCGTACGTGAGCGAGGCGGATCGCGGTCCGGTCCGCGCATTCCGCAGGCACCCGGATCCGCACCAGCCACGTCCAGCAACGGCACAGGACGCGAGCCGCAAGTGCGAAGCACAGACACGCAAAGTGCGGGGCAGAGCCGGTCGCAGACGACTCCCGCGGCGAGGTCCGAGCCCGACAAGGCGGGCGTCCCGCGAGCGCGTCCTGACGTGTCTGACCTGTTGCCGGTGGGGCGGCAGATCCGGTCCCGGTTCGCCGCTCAAGGACTCGCTCTGTCTCGAACCGCACTCATCGCGCAGCTGCGCGCGGCGGGTGTGCCGGTCTCCACCGACCGCGCCTCCGCGCTCCTTGCCGTCCTGACCACAGAATCGACGCCAACCCACGAAACAGACCCACCGTCACGATGACCCCGCACCGTCCACCGCTGGATCACCGCCGCACGGACCGCTCTCAGCGCTGTGGGTCAGGTGGGTGGTGAGTCGATGAGGCTGACGGTGACGTCGAAGCCGGCTCTTTCCTCGATCCGGACCAGGTGGGACAGCCGGGCGAGGAAGGCACGGAAGCTGGCGCAGCCGTAGTTGGCCTCGTCGAACGACGGGTCGAGGGCGAGCATCCTGTTCTTCACCGCGCTGGCGGTAGGCGCTTCAACACGGCTCTGGCTGATCGCCTGGATGACGAGCCGTTCGGCGTCGGCGAGGTCGAACACGGCGGTGACCGCCGGCCGGGTGGCGGGGTCGACATCGGCGACGATCGTGCCCCAGAACTTGTACTCGGAGCAGACCGCGACCAGCCGCTGGCTGGCGCTGGCCTCGGTGCCGACCCCGACGACGTGTTTACCGAACTCCCGCAGCCGGTGGACCAGCGGTGAGTAGTCGCTGTCGCCGGTGACGAGGATGAACACCTCGATATCCGGGTGAGTGATGAGGACTTCCATGGCGTCGACGGCCATACGAATGTCGGCGGCGTTCTTCCCGCGCGCGGTGCGGGTGATCTGGATCAGGTCGACGCCGTTGTCGACCAGGGCCGGCTGGTAGCGACCGAAGATAGGGCTGGCCCAGTCGGCGTAGGCACGGCGGATGGAGGCATTGCCGTAGAACCCACGGCACAGCTGAGTCAGCGCCGCGGCGGGAATCGGCTCGCTCTGACCCGGCAGCCCGGCTCCGGCCCCGTGGACCAGGTTCTCGAAGTCCACATAGACGGCCACCCGCGCGTCCGGCGAATACCGGAACATCGCATCCGGACCGTGACCTCGCCATGACTCCCCCCGGTCACCGCCCACATCCGCACCTCCTGACGTACAAGACCAACCAGGGACCGCCAGCAACGCCCGGCCGTCGGGCCGGGCGGCAACCCGGACCGCGAGCACCAGCACAGCCCTCGCGCGTGGCTCTGCGGCCACTGCGGTGCCGTCCCCTCCCACAGCGGGCACATGACGGCTGGCGGTCATGTGCCGAGAGACGGCGAGCCCGTGGTTCCCCCACCGCGCGGGTGGAGGAACCACAGGAGGGCGTCCCCGAATCACTGGGAGGTTGTGCAGCTGAGGACGCACCGAGGGAATGCTGGCAGTCTATGCAAACATCGGTAATCGTGCAGCACTTGCGGCAGCGAAGGACATGCGGCTCAGCCTCCCGGCGGCGCCCGACGGCACCGTATGAGACGCCTGTGGTTACCGGATGAAAGATCAGCGACTTCTTGCCATAAACCTGCCCATAAATCGCCACATTATATTGGTGCCAGACTGTCGCACATCCCTTTCGGACGCAGCATTCCGCTCCTTCTCCGCTCGATGCTGCTGGATTTCGGATCCAAGTCGCAGTGCGGACCTTTCGGCACTTATCGACAGTTCGCGCCCAAGGTTCCTCAAGTGCCACTTGATGCTCCACCATGACAAAGCCTGCCCAAAGAAGTGGAGCCACCCCGGGGCGGCGAGGAGTGCAGCGCTGCCGAAACGTTCCGACAAGCCGAGATCAATGAACCCACCTCGACGCAGAGCGAATATCAAAATTGACAGCTCGACGCCGGAAAGCACTATAGATAGCACGAGCAAGAGTCGTCGCTTGACTGATTGCTGATGCCATATCCACCGGAGTGGTGATAGAGCTTCACTGCGCTCGGCCAACCGCGTTCCGACCCTTAGTAGCCGACGTACAGCGGCGAGATCACGCTCCATGTCGGCGAGCGCGACGTTGCCACCCTTGAACATCGAGGAGATTTCGGCCCGCCGAACCTTTTCCCTCATCAGCGCTACGCCCCGCCGCTCGCCCGAGCGTTTCGCGAAGAGAGCTCCGAAACCTACCGTGAACGAAATGCTTGCTAACACCCATACAGCGGCGGCGACGATAGCACGAATGTCTCCACCGTCCGAAATCTTGTTGATCGCGATTCCGCTGATCGCTCCAGTCGTCGAGGCGACCGCCGGACCATAGACCAAGGAGTGGACCGCGTCGGGCGCAAGTCCGTCCAATACACGTATAGCCCTATAAAGCAGTCGGTTCGCAACAAAGTCGATCACGCCTGCACCAAAGACCATCGCACCATAGGCGGCGTGCAGGATAATGACCACCACTAGGGCTAGAACTAGCACATCGCGCATCGCGCCATGATAGTGCAATACAACAAACCGCCCCCAACAATCCACGCGCCAGAAAGGTTGAAGTACCCCAACTCGCCTGCCCCAGCAAAACAGATGAACGTTTCGCAGGATTTGAGCACACCATCAGCAGACATGAATAGAGGTCCACCGGCAGCGCCTTCGATCACCCGTCCAGCATGTCGCGGATGCCTCGTTCTTAGCCGAATCGGACCCTCCCCTAATGAATCAACCGGTTCGGATCGCTGCTGCCCGTCCGCGTGCGTACCGGCCCCGCCCTGCGCCGGCCAGGGCGCGCGAGGTCCGCCGTACCCGCGTAGACGTCCTTGCTGGTGCGCGGACCCGCGATAAGCGGGTGCGGCGGATCGCGTCCCTGGCCTGCGTGCGGCCGTCCTGGCCGGTGCGCGCGGTGGGTCAGCGCGCCGCCGACCCGGTGATCTTCCTTCCGGAGTCGGCCGGCGCTCGTTCGTCCACGCCCTGGAGGCTGTTGGTGCCCGACTCTCCCGTTTCGTTCTCGCTGCGCACGCCGACCGACGTGCTCGGCATGATCCCTTACCTGCTCGGTTTCCATCCCGAAGACAGCCTCGTCGTGGTCCTGATCGGCACCGACCGGCAGCTCCTCGGGACGATGCGCATCGACCTGGCCGCGCCGCCGTCCGTCGCGGTCGAGCGGCTGAAGCCGATCGTCGACCGGCAGGCGAAGGTGTCCGTGGTCGTGGTCGGGTACGGGCCGCTGACCGCCACCGGCCTCACCCGTACGGCGGCGGAGGTGATCGCGCAGACGGTGCCGGTCCTCGGGGTGCATTTCGTGTCGGTCGGCTACCGGTTCTGCCTGACACCTGGCTGCAAGTGCCCGGCCGCCGGCGGGGTGCTGTTCGACGCCCGGGAGACCGCGGTCGCCGCGCAGTCGACGGTGGCCGGTCTGGTCGCGCTGCCGTCACGGAACGCGCTGATCGCGCTCGCCGAACCCGACCAGGCCGCGCAAGCGGCCGTCGCCGCGGCGATCCGGACGCTTCCGCCGCAGGTGGCACCGTCGAAGGCGGCGCTGCGGGACATGCTGGATCAGGCCGCGCTCGACGTCCGGCTGTCGGATGAGCAGGTCGCGCGGC
This genomic interval carries:
- a CDS encoding tyrosine-type recombinase/integrase — translated: MARAWINPRSDGPGYTVYWYDANQKQRQRSFKKKVDAEKFRAKTERDLDTGVYIEAEHAGETITRLFARWATTRGLENSSVRQYRSMLNQAIAPYFKAKTIGALRQTDVQAWVLWMKDTKRYAPQTIQTRFGYLSSALQWAVVNQELGRNPAKGVKLPGRRANVRRIAKRKIIVPSLAEIDALAAAFDPRYAAMVWLMAGCGMRIGEVMGLCRDQIDFRKQILHVDRQITEDGETDSGKNAGLRLKRYTKHRDEDTPGRDVPLPAIVARILRAHLREYGTYGPDQLLFPNSTRTGLIYQYFFRNQLWLPALKSARVSFIKTHALRHFFASSLLSRGVPITDVSVWLGHSNVEITYAYYGHLMPDAPERGRSAIDLAMQPPTDPENGGLPSEASERVADLPLDEGTDPQDPLAA
- a CDS encoding DNA-processing protein DprA, yielding MQAEEDIRDVAAALSRYVGGPLPADLTGTAEAHGLTIGGWVYPSVPEVSPQSPPDLRELGQQLRRAADRAGIVMLMRGDPGWPSGTGADELPCLWVRGDRDVAGLLRRAVTVAGVRECTEYGQHVATDLAFDLAASQVTVVCGAAPAAGVDYYAWRAALAHAPQQPVAVAASGLDAESFHGPRELVERTARRGAVVSAFPPGLPATWSRWSVRDRLLGTFTAATVIVEAAADSRTLDVATAASVSGRLVGAVPGPVSSKVSAGCHRLLASGAMTVTGAQDILRALAGPGTAVEATRVFRVYGTASWDDGHWRTRRVPDFAVEATSHHEAADLAYEVVFAAHPGAAGATLDAGIVDPGGTYEAVQVASSD
- a CDS encoding DUF2637 domain-containing protein gives rise to the protein MTETARDDVTRSPVDGVPPVLVQDPRAARVLAGVEQTRAVTQARIAVADADADRRLRTAARRAQLAAEQRATRRQEAAAATAARRQRRAEAAAARRVRRAVLVARGAGLLRLVRERGVAVYAAVMYLLAVGGAVYGQISAATGRGWPLLVGVVIAAAVEGLALVMALTAQQLRLQGEAARLPRVLTWLCAGFASAVNYAGHADLDRTGAVLLAALSAAGIVVWEVRSGAAHRAELRRRGLLPDPPASFGWRRWWRYFPSTAAAWSLDIRSRVSPRSAALLAQVAAEDQARHIRREAGQVRRLARRAVRRALRRGESGAVLAALASLAAHGTVAALPALAASAASRISPPGRSGFRPTTTAAQTRPPRPGAVRSGGPSRQSQAQRHRAARLRRVRGQQVRTGHTETAPTPRVRERGGSRSGPRIPQAPGSAPATSSNGTGREPQVRSTDTQSAGQSRSQTTPAARSEPDKAGVPRARPDVSDLLPVGRQIRSRFAAQGLALSRTALIAQLRAAGVPVSTDRASALLAVLTTESTPTHETDPPSR
- a CDS encoding NYN domain-containing protein translates to MFRYSPDARVAVYVDFENLVHGAGAGLPGQSEPIPAAALTQLCRGFYGNASIRRAYADWASPIFGRYQPALVDNGVDLIQITRTARGKNAADIRMAVDAMEVLITHPDIEVFILVTGDSDYSPLVHRLREFGKHVVGVGTEASASQRLVAVCSEYKFWGTIVADVDPATRPAVTAVFDLADAERLVIQAISQSRVEAPTASAVKNRMLALDPSFDEANYGCASFRAFLARLSHLVRIEERAGFDVTVSLIDSPPT
- a CDS encoding DUF4192 domain-containing protein encodes the protein MPDSPVSFSLRTPTDVLGMIPYLLGFHPEDSLVVVLIGTDRQLLGTMRIDLAAPPSVAVERLKPIVDRQAKVSVVVVGYGPLTATGLTRTAAEVIAQTVPVLGVHFVSVGYRFCLTPGCKCPAAGGVLFDARETAVAAQSTVAGLVALPSRNALIALAEPDQAAQAAVAAAIRTLPPQVAPSKAALRDMLDQAALDVRLSDEQVARLVVMLRDQRVQEAVWLAATSDRVWQRDLWLDITRRTPDDHAAAPAFLAAWCAWLRGEDPLAHAAARRALAADPDAQMPKVIIASIQTGMPARDLIGAWPPATTGTTPVVPA